The Glycine soja cultivar W05 chromosome 15, ASM419377v2, whole genome shotgun sequence region CCTATCATGGGTGGTGCCACTATCTCATTGACGTGTCCTGTGTCCATGAATTGGGTTGGTTTAAGTTTagagtaaaattaaattcaaataaattatacttttatgcagaaataaatcatatttaatttgagTTAGTTTGAATtaggttttaaaattattttaacgaATACGAATCAAACTAATCTAATTGAGATTAAGTTAGTTTGATTAGAtactaaattattatatatttttttaaaaaaatttatatccaTTTATTGTCTTTTTTGGATGAATTCAAGTATCACTTGATTGAGAACTAAGAATTAATCTTTGGAGAggctaaaatttatttaagaacaaatatttttttatatataagaatcaGGATTAAAATTTTCTCCTAAGTTTAAACTATAGGTTTAAGGgataaaattatctattaatcatattatcatatatccacttattgtttgttttgtataaatctttatttttaaattttgttaagctGCATAATTTCTTATAagaaaatactattttagtttctaaaccATTTCACATGCAATTTTTTAAGGATATTCCGATACCTGTcacttaaaagataaaatccTGCAGCTATAGAAGAgtatgttttaacttttaatgttCTTAAATTAaatctgaaaaaataaaaaaacgttCTTAAATTAAAGGGAAAGTGGGTTTGAGTGGGACTGAGCTGGTGAATCATTATGAACTGTCCCAAAGGTTAGATTAagttctaatttaaaaaaaaagaaaaaagagagttcAAAAGATAAAAGGCTGGTGATGATAAGCTGTTCATTTGATGGCTTTCTTCCAGCTGAGATATACTGTCATATTTGTTCGTTCACGTGCCTTCGGATTTCGATAACATGAAACCAAATGATTGTGGCTAGCTCGACAAAGTTGAACCAAAAAATGATGCTATAGTTGAACGAGTTTAGACAATTTTGATAAAGCGCTCAGAAAGAAGCAAAGTTGGACTCGTTTACTAGTCTCTTTTAGGATTGCTAAATGTTCCGCAATATTTTTACTGCTGATCGATGAGTGAAAAGCAACaagttgttcttgttgtttggTGTTCAGAAAATGTTGACATTAGATACAAAAGGCAGATAAAGgtcacgtttttttttttttccttcttatctTCGCTGCTTTTGTTATCAGCAAAATATGTCAAATTCTTACCTTCTACTCCAATGTCATCTATAACTTATAAAGGGAAATAAtacaagtttaaatatatttttcttattattttttagattattattgattatttttttattttgttactttattttttttttaaatttttacatttGATACTTGTCATTATTAGTCAAAGaccattaaataataatatgacaAATGAAATGTTATATCATTATTTTCATATCATGTTACGTTTGCTTAATTGTCATTCTCTCATTTTTAATGtgattatgtttttctttaattttaaaaattatccccACCCATTTTTGCAACCAAACAAAGTGGTACAATCATCCATCACCACCCAAGCCACCACCAGCAATTGTTGTTGTCACCCGTGTGATCACCATTGTCTTCGATTCGTGGGGTATCGTTTCCAGCACCAGCACCACAGATGTGTGCACCCTAACCACCATTGCAATTGTGCACAGCACCCCCTTCACTACATCAGATTCACATTGCACGAGCACACCCATCCAACACAGAGTCGTGCGCTGGGCCTCACCACCACATCAGATTTGTGCCGCATGACCACCGCCACCCTGCACAAAGTTGTGCACCGCACCCCAACATTGTCAATAGATCCACAAGATTTTCGTTCTTAGTTtcccaaaatattaaagtggTTCAAACTGATTTTGAGAAGATTGATCGAGGGGTTTTGTTTCTCTTCTCTAGACAAACAAGATGCATACTTGTTCGCTCATTTTTGTCGTTGAAAACCAGGTGAATCATGTTTGGAGAAGAACATGGAGTCACAAAGATAGTGAAGATCGCCCGTGCAAATtagagttgattttttttttttgtaattttagcaTTGACCAAGCCAACTCTAATGACatgtttttttaactaattaaaaaataattaataacctaaaaaattaaaaaatgatgtgGCAGGCACATGACACTAGTAATGTGGCATTTCATTAATCATGTCACCACTTAATTAAGTTGTGCTAACATGTAGatgtcaaatataaaaatttgaaaagtttaagtgacaaaataattgtttaataaataacaatttaaaaagaaatatattataagtatgaaaaatatatttaagtcaataATATATTGgtacttgttatttttttacatcattagtttaaaatttaaaaacatttatcgTGTATTAtctacattaaaaataaaaacagatgagaggaaaaattataatttggtgaaattaacacatattttttttaaatgttgaattttattttatttttacttgtaatttttacgtagaaaaagtaaaattgaagaaattggTCAAACGTAAGTTTAAGACACCAAAGCAAAGCTCAATGCTGCAGTTATAGTAGACACCCCAATAGTCTCAATGtcaaagttaaaagttataaaatggtAGAAATGGTAACGAAAAAATGTTGTAATGTTGTAGGCATGTGACATATCAACGCTTGAAGTGCTCCGGAATGGGGAATTACTAGAATCAACATTGGCACCCATGAAGGTACCTCTTCTAATAGTGTTTGGACTTTGGAATGTTTGGCTAGCTCTTAAATACAAATCATCATAATTGTTATTTAAGGTCAGTACTTCAAACGTTGAGCTTAAACGTTAAACACCAACAAGAAAAATTTGAGGCACTATAAaagctttttttaatataataaaattaagggCACTATAAAAGCTAATGTTAAGGTCCAGTAGAGTAGTATATCTCCATGTCTGGAAAACCTACTTTCCCAACTTATTTATTGACGATTCAAGCCTCTGAGAGATATATATACGAACTTCATGGGAATCAATTGTAATTGCATCCTCTTTTATTCAATGCAAGTCTTATGACCATgagattaaatgatttttttttcttcaatggcTTTTGCTAATTGGTCATTAGAATGATTTCAGGTTGTGTTTATAATAACCAAGGTTGTAATTGTATATAGTTGCAACTAAGATTGAGTGTTTTATATTTAGATGGGTCTAAGAATAAAACTTCTtaatgtatgtatttttttaaaatttctaaatttgATGTTTGCATTAGTCCTTGTAGGCCCAAGGAATTAGGACATTATGCTAAGTTTAAATGGGATATGTGTTAAGGAATTAAACCTAGTCTATTTTATGTGTGAAAAAACCTAGTTTATTTTAGTTAATCAAAACATGATTGAGAATAAACGTGTGCTGGATTGAGTGATATTTTTAAAGGATGCCCATGGTGGGGTAAATTTAGATGGGCCTAAGAATAAAACTTCTtaatgtatgtatttttttttttaaatttctaaatttaatgTTTCCATTAATCCTTGTAAGCCTAAGGAATTAGGACATTATGCTAAGTTTAAAGGGGATATGTGTTAAGGAACTAAACCTAGTCTATTTTATGTGTGAAAAAACCTAGTTTATTTTAGTTAATCAAAACTTGAATGATTGTGAATAAACGTGTGCTGGATTGAGTGAGATTTTTAAAGGATGCCTATGGTGGGGGTAAATCCTAACCACTTTTACATTTCATTCTTCACAGaagtttacaaaataattatactaaCTTAAGTCAAGGTATTAAAACTCTCCAAAATCGACACGGTCTGTTTATTTGTTGATATATACGTATACTTAATTAATCGaggaattaaatattaaatattgttatcgaaataaacaaaatattaaatatctaCTACAATACTGTactgtttattatttttaaattaataaagtaaTAGAAGTCAAAGTGAGGAATGCTTTAAGTTCAAAGCACGAGGGCCAATGAGTTGAGGTTCAACAGAAGAATCACATGAGGCCATCAGCCCTTGTTTTCGAGGCAGTACCAATAGGAGTAACTTAGAATTATGGTCTTCATGTTCATAATATCTGTCTTACTGAGTCGACTTAATTAAAGTTATTTCAATAGTTctagatttaaaaataatagactatataagtatattttgaTTAGTCCAACTTATATTTTAGACTGTACAATCAAGTCAGCTAACTTTATTTagtgttatatttatttaaaattgataattttttaacaattacagtgtgtattatttaaaaaactttttaattattttataatatatattattaggttTATAACTATAACTATGACTCTAAATTTAATGAATTATAATATTGTAAGTATATttgaagattttattttatttcaaagaaaaccAAAGAATTTTATCAAATGATTTACATTTTGCTTACCTATTTTGATaacgttttttattttctaattaaagaagaaatataataatatttttatattttaattagaatattaaatattgtaatttttttatcaatatttccTTTAATTGTCTAGTAAAAGAAAGATTATTAAAATACTCTTTATTATGAAGTAGTACTAGTAATGGGTTAGGCGgaggataaatattttaaagtatagCTTTACATGATGATTCTTTCATGTCTTTAGCTGCAGCCATAAATTGCggaaagttttttctttttttgttgttgtcttcTTGTTAAAAATTCAAAGAAAGGTAGTGGGTACCAATAACTCATTGTCGCTCTGTGCAAAACAAGGGTAGTTAATTAGTTTGGTAAACAAGTCCACACTCCACCCAACAGTGTAGACTCTAAATTCCGAGTCTATGCTTCAAGTTCCAAGTAACTTAATCCTACTTATGAATAAATATTGTtcttaaatttgtatttaagCAACAGCAGACAATATGATTCATTATTGAATGCAGAGTATTAATCATGTCGATAATTAATACTGTAACgaacataaattaataatacaaaCCTTAccagaaaattatatatatacattttttatttctttaaatgaaGTCCACATTTAAGTTGTatcatgaaaattttatttctctaaataaatcaattaaaatctaatgtaatttttaatttaaggtATTAAATTTTGGCTAACGCCGAAaggaattttttgttgttgtctgCTATaactaattcttaaaaaatgatgagaaagaaaaacacaaatatCACTAGTTAGCGACGAAAGGAGTCATGATTATTGTCTAGTGTCATGGAGGTCAAATTCACATGCTCTCAATTTTGTTGGGTTGGGTGAATATGCTAATGCAACGTTGGTTTTAGTGTAAGTTTAGACTTGAGACTTCTGACTTCTTGTCTCCTATAATAATAAGCAAAATGTGCCTCCTAAGTTAATTGAAGTCGGAAGTTATCTTTcaagttttcattttcttttatttatccaTACACGGTTTGCCTATATAATAGTATTAATCAAAGAATATTACTAGTACATAATTCACATGCATAAATTGTTTCAAATAAACTTTTGAATGGCATACTATCTTGaagttcatattttaatttagtttattatcATACTGTTATATATGCATTGTCACTCTggctctaaaataaataatgattccGTCCCAAAACTTAATGATGATTAGATCATATTACGCGGCAACTATAACTAAACATAATGCATacaaaaatacttaaacaaaCCCCTGCTCATTtgctttggaaaaaaaaaactgtttattGAGTAAAACTAGTGtggaagaaaatatatttttcattctatttctcttttatgTCTAGCATTGTTTATCTCTTtttcatctatatttttattcttgattcAAAGAAAGCATAAAAGATTTGACTTTGATGCTGTAAAAGAAGGCCTGGAACAAGAAAGTTTTTATATCAGTCCTCTTTGACCTGTAATAAGCATCTCAGCATCAAGTAACAACTTGATTTTCATTTTGGAAAGGGAAATGAAGTTGCAACCGGAATCTTAGTTTGACTGGGCCTAACCTCTTATCTCAAACCAGTAGCAATGTTCAATTTAGGTTGCAGTGTACTGTGTCATATGGGCCTGGGCCTGGGCTTGGGCTTGGGTTGATGGGtctgatttcattattttagagAAAGTATTATTTTAGTGTAGTATCATTAATTTATGAGGGTATTGTAGTAGGATTAGGATGAGAGAGTTGGTGGGTGACTTTAGATTTTCAGGAAAGATATCTGACGACCCCGCATAACCAAAGTACATTGGTCCCCACGTTCGGCGTCAGCCCCAACGCACGTTACAtggattttccttttctttttcccctCACTCTTGACTTGTATACGCGAGTAAAGATTTACCAAATTAATCgtttatataattgatttagaataagattaattttggataaaattatagTAGTTTCATGTTTCATCCAACCACTTTGCATTAGTTGttgtaatttgttttaataactAGTATAAGTGGtgcatatgataattttttatataattaaaacaaaatataataaatatattttttaaaatatataaattatattttgtatttataattaattatttaaatatagtataagcttctttttaattattaatacatttttagAAATAGGACAATGTTTTCCTGATCTTACATcagttataaaaaaacatggtatcattaaattaacatagtttaaataaaatacactaaTATTTTATGCTTATTAAATGTTCCTCAATCCACCAACAAGTGGTTGATATTAACCAAACTTGAATCTCTTGagtaagattttaaatttaaattcttgtaaataaaaaaaatatataattcaaaagAGAGATTAAACTATAAGTAATATAAGGAATCAATCAATcaggttaaaaaaaatgctcttcaattcatttctattttttcttttgtgacAAGTAACAATTTTTCAATATGTTTATACCAACAATAATTTGAGAAAGAAGGTAAGaataatcaaaagaaaaaataacctAATTATACACTTATATTATCATTCATTCATATCTTATCATAAACGATAAATTTACTCACTtctataataatttctttaaaatttatattaatgataatttgtaattgaatgaTAGTGTAGGAGCATCACCCTTAAACTCTAATTAAAATACTAACAAATAGATAAACTTGGTATCTTAAACAGAGCAGTGTTGCATAAACATCAATTCTAAATTTGTAGTACGCAGCTAAAAAATATGCTCGCCATTTTTGTCCCCTTGGAAATTGCGAGCGGACATCTATGAGAATATGAAAAAACTTTGAGGGTTCCTTTCCTGGGTGTGGAAATCATGTAATTTACTTCATTAAAAAGGTTTGAGGGTTCAAGTTTATTGTTGGGTTCGAAAAGGTTAAAACTTTAAAAGCTAGCTAGCTAACGCCACTACTGCAGTGCTAAGAATGGCGTAGAACGGAGTTTAGTGGTCCCATAGGTGTTGGTGTTGGATTTACTTACTATATATCACTTGATGAAATCCAATGTAATCAATGAACAAACTGTTTGCATTTTGCAGATAATGTAGTGGTCCTAATCCTACTATGGCTATGACGATGACGTTACTATAGACATGATGAAATGCTTAATCCAATTCAATCACCCATGCACACATCAAACAACATAATAAATTGTCAAACCATTTTTGGCGGGGCCTATGTTGTCACAAGTAAAGTTTAGAATAAAGTGACTGAGATTTGAatgacaaaatattatttaaagtaaaGTACAACCAAGACATGCTTCTccattaattatgtaaaaaattaaagagaaaaaataatgagtTAGTAGGATTTGGGACTGACTCATTTAGCTTGATTAATACGTAAATATGAAGCGAGCTGAGTTTGAATAAAGAAAGGTCAAACTtattcttttcaatttgaacGTACTTTTGTCAAGGTAAGCCTGATTTAAATTCTACACCTAATAACATaatgtgtattttattttttgtattgatAAAGTGAAATTGGTGAGAATGAAATAGGAGAGGGGAGGATTCTCGTACTTTcatagaaaagagaaagagaaaaaaagagctATCCAAgtttttgataattaattatttatatttctcaCATGGAAGAAAAGGGAGTGACaagtaaatttttatctttcttgaAATATAGTTTAACCCATCTACAATTCATTCTTTATAATAGAAGTGTATAATTGTATACTTAAGAAATACTTACTTTCCTTCgcttcatatttcttttttcatgttttatagaataaattatacTAACTACTTctgagattttataaaattatacaaattatccTGCTTTTTCTATCTTTATATTattctttcttaattttgaaaaaaaaaattacacggACACTCCTTATATAttacactaatttttttaattgtttggaAAACCTTACATGCATGTAAGAAATGTTCTTGTAAatgtgaaaaaacaaaaaaaaaatatttgtataatttataattggtaCTTATaacttactattttttaataataaaaaactcattttctcATCGTTGTCTTTCTATCCagattctttcattttattttctctaaatcGATTTTCTTTCTCATACCAATTAAGAATCAGTTTCAAGTTTTAACACTGTATTCGTCTAAAACTCTCAATCGTGCTATAAACTCTCATGCTATTAGTTTTCGGAACtaacttgaaagcaataacaATCTAGCTAGTTTGAGGCCCAGAAATTGACCCAAATTTCCATAAGTCCAGATCTCCAAACATGTTTTGGGGCCCATTCACCTACAGATATTTGCATACACGTTCAATTACCAATTTATACTGATCAATGtatgctttattattatttaaaattaaatagtaattaGAAAATTCTTAATGTatgtttttagtatttaaaattaaatctataattttctttttcctaaatATGATCCACAGCTTCGCATGTTCATAATCTTTAAGCTCAGAATATTATTATGATTGAGGACGCTACATGCTAttgaattatgaattttttgtattacacacgcacacacataaaataaacGAAAGAAAAAAtccattataaaaataaaataattgatttgaaaaataCAAAACGGTGTTATCATGATTATTTCTTTCCAACAATACTTTACATAAAAATTACCATAGCATGTAGAGGTTCGACCACATACAAAATTATCACATTCAATTTGAAGACTTTAACAAGTGCCAATTAATTAAGCAATCAATGATAGCACCTACACTTATATATAACTTATCTTTTACTATTAATTGTTTGCAAAGCTTATTTTTCTCATACTTctatattctttttgttttaaacaaaaaatttaacaaaatgtcAAGGACGTAGCTTGTATACGTGACACTTAATATAAGTAACTACCCTCATTAGACTTTCTTGTAGCAATTAAATTCCAAGGGTTCTGTGCTTGATGTAGAAAAATCTCACTTTCTAACTAATGTAGAATGAAATTTCCGTAATAGTGATTAGGCTAATGATTAATAGGTTGATGAAGAAAAGTTCTATATACATAAAACAAACTATAAATTAAGTATGAAAGTTATAACTACCAATCAAGAAATAAGGATATGTAAGGCATGCTAAACTTTAGAAAAGCTTAATTAGTTGTCTAGTTTTTACTATAATGTATTTAAAAACCTATTTTAAATAGACATAAGTTTATGTTTCAATAAGTTTATAGACAGTCTTTACCTAAGTCAACATGCTATCTCTTACAAGTCacttccattttatttttctttatttttttttccatctctTTGTTCTTTCTATCCCTGCATACCATACACCCCATTTTTTGGGATGTAAGTAGTTAATCGTTTTCCAATCATATAATCCctgaaaaaatatttgaggAGGTGGCCAGTTTTACTATCCTAAACGAGAATTGGTCTCATGATTAAAATATGGGCGTGTAGAaacattgaaaaacaaaaaggatgATGTTAGCCCCTAATAGGTTCACCAATAGCCGaacaaaaacttaattaactagTTGAGAAAGAATCTTAATAAGGAAaagtaaaaagaagaagaaagaaaaaaaaactagatgaGATATAGAGGGGTGGTGTTCTAAATAACTTCTACGTTGCTCTGAAAACTAACATAATCAACTTACCTTCTGTTGGCCTCCATGAATTAATGAGAGCGTTTAGAACCATCTTTATGGGCAAAGATAATGCATGTGTTTTACCAAATATTAAGCAACAGCATATTTTCCTTGTCATCAAGTTTATGACAACAGTAATGATATAATAAGCCTAGTTTGTAGCAAGTAATTACTGAAGAAATAGTTTTTATGCATGTCTATCACATGCCATTCTTTTATTAACAAACGATTCGAAATTGGGTCTCTTTAGAAATACTACATCTTCACAGCGCAATTATAGCATCTAAGCAGAAGCTTTGTTGCACTTCCATTGCTAGTTCCTCCAGACTTAGTTGGCATCCCAGCTCTATCtgtagtattaaaaagaatatatcaAATACAATGACGTGAAGAACATAATGAGAACCTACagaaaaatattgtaaataCATTTTCTTTGATAACTGCTACTCTATTTGATAATAACTACCAATATTAATTAATCTGCTTAGAACTTagaagtttctttttctttcatgatTTTACTTGGTtgtcgttttttttttccttttctgaacAGGGTATGATCACCCTCATGGCCTCATTCAAATTTACATATATTGTTGTAACGCGGATAGtggtattataatatttacttgTTCGTTTTTATCTCAATGACCACACATTATTCCAGGAGAATACACGTTGAAGGATTACAATGAATTTCAGGTTACAAATTAACGTAAATTAATGTTGGACAAAGCACTACCATTAAATTTTCAATAGAGGAATCGACAAGGTAATTGCAAGAAATTGTGCTAATTGGCGGAAAAAACATTAAGCAGGTgataaataaaagtgaaaaaacaaattaactaaaattttcaGCACGAGGAAGCGCATAGAATATTTGTTTCTTAGGATGCAGGTCCTTTGATAAGTTTAAAAGTTGGATCACATGCATTAGTAGAGTGGCTGTAAAATCCCATGGATAGTTTTATCAAAATGATCAAGAAGTGCAAGTTACCTTCAATCTAGGTAACATGATCTTTCATATCCTTTGACTTTGTTCTTTGTGTATTGAGGATTTTAGAAATCCAAAGTTGTAAGATCTACCAATTTCTCAGAAAACTATGTGTTTATGTGTTTGATTCATCTAAATGACTTGAAACCCTAATTGATCTACGCTATAAATTCCAATTGTTACGATAATTGATAAAAACTCACAAGATTTGGGAATCTCACTGTTATTTTCCTTGATTGTTCTTCTGTGTGTATTCATATAAACGCATTATTACtatattaatgttaaatatgaatttataaaacaattatcacaggaattaattaatagttaagCGTCGTTTCACCTTGACAACAAATTGGTAAAGGACAGTCTCCTCCATGCTGCTGATATTCAGATGAAGAACTTCAAACGAAAGACTCTCCAAAACAGTTATGATCTTTGCAACTTGACCTGGAATTCTGTGGCAAATGACTTTCAAGATCACATATGAACCCGAGATTTTCACTTCAACATCCGCAACAGGAGAGTTGCAGCTTGCTCCTAGTTCCTTGAAAGAATTGGTCccaatcatggaggggctaTCAAGTTGATGAAACATTGGCTGAAGTGTTCGTGGGCTCGGGCCAGGGCTAGGGCTCaaactctttcttcttttctgggactccaaagCTTGAAGAACTTGGTGTAGCTCCTTGATGAATTCTATAACACCCCCTATTATAGATGCTTGATCTccctaaaagaaaaacaaaacaaaaaactcatGAAATGATCACATACACACACAAAGATTACGAGAGTaacaagaagaataaaaaaatatagagggAGAAAATTAATACCCTTTTGATATAGAAACATGGGGTCAAAGATCTTAAAACTTTGAGATGTTCATTCATCTGTCTTCTCCTGTTCCTCTCGACGGCTATGTGAGACATGATTTGGTTCTAGATAACTATGGTTGAgtgtgctattctttttctctctcttgtttttcagCTTCTTAGTTCTTTTCTTTCACCACACAAATCAAAGTCTGCTGTATTTATACGAGCCAAAGTAAGACTAGGAGTCCTGAAAACAAAAGCGTAATAAATGCCATAGGTTGCTTTCCCGTGAAGTATTCTTTAACGTAGTTTACACatagacacacacatatactacactctatctctttctctctctttcctttGCTTATAAACATTACGCGTCTCACGTTTATGATCTTGCGTCAATTACGTGCCCTCGTGAGTTAAAACAGGGTGATGGTTATTTTCTCAGCTCTCCCATGCATTTTTATCTGTTCCCCTTTCCTTCATTAATTCATGCATACCTTGCCGAGGTCTTCATCGCTCATCAACTTAGTTGCGTGTTGCAAccatacaataaaattattccCAAACATTGGTGGGTTCCAAAAATGTCTGCTTCGGAATTTTTGTAAGGCTTTATCCTTTGCAATTCCAGTGATCGGTGTTGTTCCAGGAGCAATTTGGTCACAATTAATTCACTGAACATTACCCACACTATAGTTTTAGAATActcgttatatatatatatattttttttttttttttttgctgaaggAAATActgattatatataattaaccaTGTTTTGAGATGGATGCGAGTGTGAAATTTTTGGACGTACGTTTGCCCTTTTCCATAAATTTATTGTACGAATTGGAACGGTAGCttttattaatatcttttattatatatatataagttctacataaatgtgaatatattttataatatttattaagaatactttttaaaagacaaatttgtgtaaattaaaataatgagataaaactatttttgatatattttaagattCATATATACtaatctctctctatatataccagcatatatttttaaaaatttaaaataatcaataaatatattagaaattaaaataatatataaatttaatattcatgTAAGGAACAAATTATTTAcgagtaaataataaaaaagacttttattcttttttataacatgaA contains the following coding sequences:
- the LOC114387548 gene encoding transcription factor MUTE-like, which encodes MSHIAVERNRRRQMNEHLKVLRSLTPCFYIKRGDQASIIGGVIEFIKELHQVLQALESQKRRKSLSPSPGPSPRTLQPMFHQLDSPSMIGTNSFKELGASCNSPVADVEVKISGSYVILKVICHRIPGQVAKIITVLESLSFEVLHLNISSMEETVLYQFVVKIELGCQLSLEELAMEVQQSFCLDAIIAL